GTCGGCCGCATTTGTCGCAGCTTCATGACTCTCGATTTCGcccccctcttcccaatctctctcttcgtcatcagTTTCTTCGAGTCTAGCTTCtgcatctctttcttcctcgtttcccgcatcttctccctccttctccttatcGACTGCTTGCTCTCCGctctctctttcatcatcagtgAGCCAATCGTTTCTCGTCATCAGTTCTGcactttccccttcttcttctcgctccCCAATATCACTCAAGGACGCCACTGAGGGCTCGGACGAAAATATTTTGATGTCCTGCTGGTTGATAGTCAACCAAACCCATCGTAAATCTATTTCCTGGTACGCCACCTGGGCCTTTTCGCGCCATCCCTCGCCAACACCGAGTTCTTCCCTGtctctctcctttgccGCTAAAGAGCTAACTTCGTCATCCCATTGTGCGCTTATTGGAACAATTTCCTGTCTTTGTTTCTgaccctccttccctccaGCTGAGGCAACTGCAGCGAAATGGGCGTCGCGCGAGGATATGAGGGACATGCACCATAAGCCTCCATCCTGATCCAATATCATTAGTGATGGTGGGTGTCGACTGCTGTTGAGCGAGAGGTAGCTGAGCTCTTTAACAGTTATATCTTGCTGTAAGGGGAGACTGAGAACATAAGGTGGGGTGAGGAATCGAATAGGGACACTCTTGGGTGTTGTCAAAGCAGTGATGAAGGGTTGTGACGGGGAATAGAGCAAGGTCGTCATTTGGTCTACGACATTTTCTCAGATTCGAGCCCAAATCGCATCTAACTTGTGAGAGGATACTTACCTTTGCCTTGCCCAGGGAAGACGATAGCTTCCATATTCGTTACCCCATATTCATGTTTGAAACCCAAAGCTGGCGACCCTTTACCACTCTCGTCAAGCCAGAACACTTCATGCGTGGTGCAAATGGTGGTATAACGGGATCCGCGTTCAAGGGCTGTTTTTTCGAGAAAGGTGAATCGACGGGTGAAGCCCGAGAGCGTGATAAGAGATGTTGTCGGATGGTCAAGACTCTAGGTCTGGCGTTAGCCTCGGAAGAAGCAAACAGAAATCAAACATACGTCGATATCTATCAATGTGGCTTCGCGCGAGGAGAGTATGAGAGCAGTCCCCGGCTGTGTACCAAATGATATACGGAAGAATTGATCTCTCTCATCTGTTATTTTGTCGCGAATTTTCCTCCTAGATGACATTTAGCGTTAACACACTCAGCAGGAATGAAACTTACAGATTCATAACTTTCTCcagccttcctcttctgatttctttttcctcccaCCACATCCATACACCTCCGCCTTCATCAACCACCAGGGCCCTTGACCACGTCGCCGGGTCGAGAACAACATCTACATGCCGCCGACATTCAGTGTCAGAAAAAGAGAGCTCAGATATGCGCGTTGAAGTAACATAAGCTGAGAATGGGGTCGAGGAAGGGTGcaggttgaggagatgggtcGTAGTACGGGTTCTGACAAGTAGAGCTGTCGCGTCGTCTGCATCGAAATCAGAATAATGTCTCCAATCAATCAACAGGAATACTAACGGTCTATTCTAGAGGACGATACCATAGGGGACGAGCAGATTTGCAAGATAGAAGTCGGAAACCTGTCGATAGGCTTTACTGTCGGTGTAAAGCGAAATCTATTCCTTTTATCTACCCTTGTTGCGGATGTCGCCAAGAAGGGGGCTATATCTAATTTTCCTGTCAGCACAATATCTAGTTCCCAAATAGGGCGGCATACTCAGATGATGTCCAACTTCTCCTGTCGGAAATGCCACAAACATCCTCGCACTCTTGCCCCGACTGTTCTGAATGATCGCAACAATTGATCCCTGATAGATTTGCGTTTCGTCGAATGAGCCCTCCTCTGTTTTGGGCAAAGGTCCGGCAGGTTGCTTTGAAGTTCCCGATGGGCCTACGGCATGTTCCTCCATGAGAATGCCGGTGATCACATCTCTTAAGCCATCTCGCTCGTACGGTAAGCAAAGATCTTCAGCGTACTGTACCTAACAGACCAAATCAGTGCACATCTCACGTAAACCATAATGGACATACTGATGAATTAATGACTTCTTTTAAAGAAAGTTCCGGGTCAGGCTCAATTTCTGGCGTTCGAGTGGCAGGGAAGAAATGAATCGCTTCTTTACCGGCTCTCCACTTGAGATCTGCTCTTGCATGAGCGTTTAGGCGATCGTGAAGAGCGTTTGGCGCTTACCTTGCCTATCCTCTATAGACCACAGCCATCCCCAAgcacctctcttcctctgcaaGCAAACCCCACCCTGTCTGCCAAACTCGACTGTCGGCCCGCCTACACCAACAGCATCGTCCACCTGATCGCGTTCTTGTTCATCTATGTTATCTTGAAACTGATTATCCTCCGAGTACTCCGTTTGATTATTGTGGATATTATTATTGCGTCCCTTGGTGCGTGGTAGGACGAGGTGATTTACTGAGGGGGGGAATGACATTGGGTAGCATTGGATAGTACGACTGAGGCGTGGCGGATGTCGAGTAATGACCGGCAATACAGCTGCGTCGGCCTTATTGGCTAATCACCCAGAAGCTGTGTTGTTCGCTTCTTGGCCGTTAACCAAGATCCACAGAGTATGgttggaggatgatgctggtGCGTTGTCCAGATATGGTGCAGCTTCATAAAAGTTGCTGAAATGAGACTACACGCATTTGATATTCAGCCACCGGCGGTCAAAAACATCGACAAGTTAGCCGTGCCTGGATGGAGATCAATACATCTCCGCGAAGAAACTtgcctgctgctgctgctgttccAACGGTTCGCAGATGGCCCGTTATCGAGGTCATCAAATATGTGTTCTGGTGACCTTGTCTTGTATAAGTGGGTATAATAGTAGTAGATCCTAAGGAGGTCTTGTAGTTCAAACGGGACTTTCGGTAATGATGACGTTATTCGATAACCTCAACTTTTATTCTTCCAGTGGATTTAACTACGGGCGATCAAGTTACGTAACCATGCAGACTATGTAGACTATGATGCACAGAGACAGATCGGATAGGAAAAGCAGCAATTTATCGTTTGCCAAGAATCATGTAAATGTTGAAGAAACAGGGAAGTCAGTTTAAACAGGGCAACAAGCAACCAGTCATCAAACGTGACATCATCCAGCAAGTTATTGCCACCCCAGCAGACTGCACAGCGCGTTCACGACGAGCGAACAAGTAGCCTGCTGAGTGTGTTAGAAGGAACTAGAGTTTTTGCATGTTACATATAATGCCTGTCACTGTGCAGTAAACTGTGTTGGTTGCAGTACGCTTGGTATACCTACATAAAGCATGTCATTATGAGTTGAAGCAGAGACGTCAAAGACCACCTTGGGCCCCCGAATGGTTTTGTTCGTCGTGCCTCGAAGTTGTCTGGCTTCGTTCAGTGTTTCATCGTTCCTCATTCCATCGTGGTCATCCGCCTTCGAGTAGTACGTACTTAGGTTCCCAGTACGACCGTTTACATACTCCATTGTATGCATCCGCATCATCCCCACCacttcatttcttctttgaaaCTTATATATGCATGCGCGAAGGTATCTTTTTGCATTAAAGAaaatgaaagaaggaagaacaaatGCTGTCGGCCGTCTCTCGGAGATACATAGGATGGACAGGGCCGGAGCGGATGACGGAGAAGGATGCAAGGAGAGATGACGATTTTGCTGGAATTCTCTTAAGCGCAGGGTTTCTTAACCATGGGCTCTGGCCAagctcttttcttctcttcatgcATCAGAATGTGCACTGTATTTTGAAAGTTCGGGTAGAGCGCAAGGGATACGTTAACCAGGTCGAGACCGAGACGATACAACATGCATGATGCACAGGTATAAAAACcggcaggagaagaatgcGGGGGAAGGCCTGACGTcaggagggggaggatCAACGTTTTTCGGGTGAATTCTTGGTGTTGAGTTTATTACGCTGGAATTTAGCACCACTCCGCTtacttcctttcttccattctttcatctgacctcttcctttttcacttACCTTTCTATCTGTTCATCTAACTAATATACTCAACCGTATCTTCTACATCACTTAATCTCATTGTAACACAAATAGACACAACCACGATCATGACGACGATGCCTAATAACGACGTTCCCAATTCCCCCACTTCCACCTCGTTTTCAGGCACTTTCTCCCCAGCCGCCACGGCTGCCAACACCGCTGCCAATGCTCGTTCCCGTGATGTTCCTTCTCCTACTACGTCTTCCGGGCCCAAACTCGAAACCAACAAAGACCAGAGGTTGATCGTTGTTTCCAACCGATTGCCAGTGACTATTAGCAAAGATGATAATGGAGAATATCACTTCAAGGTTTGTCAATTGTTCAAATGATGCGCACAATATTTTGGAAATGAAGCTGACTTTGGCGCGCTCATGTAGATGTCTTCTGGTGGACTGGTTTCAGCTTTGAGTGGATGCAAGAAGACTATGAGCTTCACCTGGATCGGATGGCCCGGTAAAGATGTAAGTAGGGTTTTAATATCCGTACTGGGCGCGCATCGGCTTAATCTGTCATGTTAAGATCCCCATGCAAGACCGTGAAACCGTCAACCGCCGATTGCTCGAAGAATACAACTGTTACCCTGTTTACCTCTCTGACGAACTTGCTGATAGTCACTACAACGGTAAGTTCTTGTCCCCACTTACTCTACCGCTCTCAACCCGCAATGCGCAGTGCTAACAATtgtccctccttcctctttagGTTTCTCTAACTCGATCCTCTGGCCGTTGTTTCACTATCACCCCGGAGAGATGAACTTTGATGCTGCTCACTGGCTCGCTTACCGGGAAGCCAACATGCGTTTCGCCGATGTGGTCTCCTCCTTGGTACAAGCTGGCGACATGGTCTGGGTGCAAGACTACCACCTCATGCTTCTCCCTATGTTGCTCCGCTCCATGATCACCGGCGAGTCTGCGCAGGGTGAAATGGTTCGGCAGGAACTCGggagggtgaaggagggTGTGGATGATACGGTTGTGAAAGAAGTGCTCAAGATGGATCCTGGAGTCGCAcaggcggaggatgaaggtgtGGAGATGTTGGGTGATgtagaggaggaaggtggggagatggatgtgAAGACTAGTCCATCCAAGAGGCCTCCTTATGCGAGGGGAATGAGTACTTTCCAGAAGCAAGAGTTGAtggccaaggagaagggtaagGAAGGGATTAGGATTGGTTTCTTTTTACATACTCCTTTCCCGTCAAGTGAGATTTATAGGATCTTGCCTGTTCGAAGGGAAATCTTGTTGGGTGTGCTTCAGTGTGACCTTATTGGGTAGGTTTTTACATTCatttcttttgtttttaAAAACCTGGCTAAatcattcttctctgtAGATTCCACACGTATGACTATGCTCGACacttcctctcatcctgTACCCGTATCCTTGGTCTTGAGACTCAGCCGAACGGTATTGAATTTGACGGCCGATACTGCCAGGTCGGCACCTATCCCATCGGTATCGACCCTAACCAATTTGTCGAAGGTCTTCAAAAACAATCCATCGTCAAGCGTCTTCGTTCGCTGGAAGCTAGATTTGAGGGTGTCAAGGTCATCATCGGTGTTGACCGTTTGGACTACATCAAGGGTATTCCTCAAAAACTTCAAGCACTTGAGACTTTCCTTACCCAACACCCCGAGTGGATAGGCAAAGTTGTGTTGGTCCAGCTGGCCATTCCATCCAGACAAGATGTGGAGGAGTACCAAGATTTGCGAGCTTGCGTGAATGAACTTGTCGGTAGGATCAATGGTCGATTCGGGACGGTGGAAAGCGTGCCGATTCATTATATGCACAAGAGCGTGCCGTTTGAAGAGTTGACGGCAATGTATGCCTTGGCGGATGCTTGTTTGGTGACTTCAACCAGGGACGGTATGAATTTGgtaagtcttcttccctccctttTTTTGGTATTGTCCTGGGACTGGTCACTGATGGCGAGAATAGGTTGCGTACGAGTACATTTCATCGCAGGCTGAGAAACATGGATCTATGATCCTCTCCGAGTTTGCTGGTGCAGCCCAAAGTTTAAACGGTAGTCTTCTTATCAACCCTTGTATGTCCCGCGATTCCCTTGTTCATGCCATTGTCATTGAGGCTGATCCGGTTTTTCCCTTGTTTTTAGGGGACGTTCAATCTACGGCCGATGCGATCTATCAAGCTCTCACGTTATCTCCccagcagaggaagagtaaCTGGCAAAAACTGTTCAACTATGTCAGCAAGTACACCGCCGAGGCCTGGGGTGTCTCATTCGTCAATGAACGTGCGTCAATGTTTTCTCTCTTCGTTTTTATCTTATCTCGATTGCACAGACCCGTACAAAGTGCTAACTCCGCTTGCTTTTTATCCTTTTTAGTTAACCGTCTTTCCGGCCAACGCCCCTCTGGTCCCGCTGGTCTTGCCGGACGAAGAAAGTCTGGAAGTttgagcaggaggagcagtAAGGCCAGCATACAGAGGAGAAAGTCGTCACAGAGTGGTGGGATTGTGACTGGTCTGGGTGCTGCAGCAGGAGCGGCTGTTAATTGGGCTCAGTCTCAGGTCCAGGGCGGGTCTCAAGCTTAAGACGTCGTTCATGAATATGGACGGACGTTGGCCGGAGAAATGATACGGGTGAAatgggaaaaaaaaaggatttTTTTGGCTGACAATATATTATACACACCGCTTACATTGTTTGGGTCTGGCGATGCATGAAAGAATCGAGTTATCAATTATTGAGGCGCAAGACGGTTCATTCCCCGTACCCCATGGAGAGTGGTTGTTTCCTGTCAGGAGGCGTCAAGGGGAACCCTGAAACCTGATATACGGGAGCGGCTCTCGTCACTAGTTACTTCATTCCCCAACCACCAGAAGTTGTAGGCAAGACGCCAGACTATGTCTGAGCATGCATGTATGGACCAGGGGTGGGCAGCTGTCTGTGACGACAGGATGCACGAGTCTTTATGCGATTGGTTGTTTATCATAACATTACTCACGCAATGGGACGATGGGCCGGGGCCGGATCTCAGGCACGAGTCGATGATGGCTCCGTCCCCGCCTTACcctatcttctctttccccagCCGCCATCGTCTACCGTCCGGCCTCTTGTTTTCGTCTTTTGTTTACTtttatccttctcctgGCCCCCCTCTCTCAAGCCATCCCAAAAGTAAGGAGTGTCATCTCTCGAGACCTCTTACAAAGGCAGTCCGCTTCGCCGCTCAAACAAGCGGAACTTGTTTGTCTCGTTCTTGCCATcagtcttttctttccagcGACGTAAACAGCTAACAGGTTGGTCCCCACTTGTATCTACCACATCATGCCAAGGCTGACAACCTGCCAGTCTAAAAATGTCTCTTTCCAACGCCTTCGTCACACTTCTGACAACATCCACGTATCTCCCAGGAGCTCTGGTGCTTCTTCATGCTCTCCATGACCTTCACCCGGCCCCTCGGGACTTTCAGATTGTAGCCCTCGTGACTCCAGAGACGGTCGATGCTGCTACTATTGGCGAACTACGAAGGGCAGGGTATGATTTAGTGATTGGCGTGGAACCTATTGGCAGCGGAAAGGCCGGTCAAGTGGGGTTAGAGCTCATGGGTAAGGCGGGCTGTAAGGAAACATTATATCGAGAATGCTAACTACTGTCCCCAACAGGCCGACCAGATTTGAATTTCGCTTTAACAAagctccatctcttccgtCTTGCCCCGTTCTTTTCCACACTTATCTACCTCGATGCCGATATCCTCCCCCTCCGACCCCTTTCGCACCTGTTCACCTCGACAGCGCCTCATGTGTTTTCCGCATGCCCCGATACTGGCTGGCCAGACTGTTTCAACTCTGGATTCATGGTCGTCCGTCCTAGAGAGAGCGATTGGGATGGGCTTAGGGGAATGctgaaggatggtgaaggggaggatGGGTTGTACAGGCAACAAGGGAATGGAAGTTTTGATGGTGCTGATCAAGGGTTGTTGAATGAGTGGTTTAGcgaagaaggtggtggCGGGGATTGGAACAGACTGTCATTTACGTACGTTGCAGCTTTTCAGTTATTCCGTCTATCAAGGATGGTTGTGCTGACATCATTCCCGGCAGATACAACGTCACCCCCTCTGCTGCGTATACTTGGGCCCCGGCGTATAAACGTTTCGGCCATAAGATCAGCAATGTCCATTTTATTGGACCTAACAAACCATGGACGAGCCTTCCCGGACGACCGGCCGGTGTGTCAAATgtcaagggaaaggaaaactCTTACGACTGTGAGTCATACCTTGCCTGCTCGATAAATGGCGAAGCTCACTgacatcttctttgcctaTCTAGACTCGTCTCTCGTAGATCGATGGTATGCAGTGTACGACAAACATGTCCGACCGGCTTACGGTCTCGATCCCGACATTTCGAGACGTTTTGCTGTCCCACAAACCGTTGCCGCGTGGGATTCGCACATGAACCGAGCAAATGCAGCCGCCAGCGTCCTGTCTGAAGACAAACTTGATCTGTCCGAGCTCAAGGCTGCCACGGAAAGGGGCGTGAATGCTTTTAAACCGGGACAGTACACTTCGCTTCCTCTCGAAGGACGAGTAGATCT
The window above is part of the Cryptococcus tetragattii IND107 chromosome 10, whole genome shotgun sequence genome. Proteins encoded here:
- a CDS encoding alpha,alpha-trehalose-phosphate synthase (UDP-forming); translation: MPNNDVPNSPTSTSFSGTFSPAATAANTAANARSRDVPSPTTSSGPKLETNKDQRLIVVSNRLPVTISKDDNGEYHFKMSSGGLVSALSGCKKTMSFTWIGWPGKDIPMQDRETVNRRLLEEYNCYPVYLSDELADSHYNGFSNSILWPLFHYHPGEMNFDAAHWLAYREANMRFADVVSSLVQAGDMVWVQDYHLMLLPMLLRSMITGESAQGEMVRQELGRVKEGVDDTVVKEVLKMDPGVAQAEDEGVEMLGDVEEEGGEMDVKTSPSKRPPYARGMSTFQKQELMAKEKGKEGIRIGFFLHTPFPSSEIYRILPVRREILLGVLQCDLIGFHTYDYARHFLSSCTRILGLETQPNGIEFDGRYCQVGTYPIGIDPNQFVEGLQKQSIVKRLRSLEARFEGVKVIIGVDRLDYIKGIPQKLQALETFLTQHPEWIGKVVLVQLAIPSRQDVEEYQDLRACVNELVGRINGRFGTVESVPIHYMHKSVPFEELTAMYALADACLVTSTRDGMNLVAYEYISSQAEKHGSMILSEFAGAAQSLNGSLLINPWDVQSTADAIYQALTLSPQQRKSNWQKLFNYVSKYTAEAWGVSFVNELNRLSGQRPSGPAGLAGRRKSGSLSRRSSKASIQRRKSSQSGGIVTGLGAAAGAAVNWAQSQVQGGSQA